TTCGAcataagagagagaggatgatGTCCCAGTCTCGGGAGTGCCTCGTTCAGGAAAATTTAGAAGAAAACGAGGGGAACgctgtgagttgctgcggcgaccgcaactctacatttatacccgatacatagtcagtatggctacattgagcgacaatgtatgcgtgcgggagagacagaaaacgtgtctgaacatgtcgtcgggcgctgcgtaaaaatgatctgatctgatccagatacagcaatctcatagatacggtcattctctatgattgtgcgtctttagttttctcgatGCCCCAGAtcttcgtcctttgcggggcggaaaggggtgtggAAACTAActcgtcaaggtccgatatcacagaagtgtggatcaaaaatttggttgctctagcttttgtagtctctgagatctaggaactcattttttgcaataggcaaagccgaccatgaaacctgtgtgttagagagagacagagcgaaagagaatgaaattgttttcttgattctggctttgatatttatacgatctggtttagattttgcattctagaagatatagtcgtCTTCTACGATTTaacgttttctgttttctcgtatctttgaaattctggatgccacagattttcgccatttgtggggcggaagtgggcggggcaatgttttgaaattgatttgtaacagtgacatatcagaagtccggatataaaaactcgtttctctagctcttatagtctttgagaactagcgctaatagggacagacagacggacgaacggacagacagacatggctcaatcgactcggcaaTTGATGATAATCAAGAATGTATATACTTCATGGAGTCGGAAACGCCTTCTGCTGGCCGTAACACTCATCAATttttaccacaaatcgaatatagcCCTATATTCATTTTGAGTATAGGAAACTATTTTCCCTTTACAAAGCCTTTACATTTAGTTAGCGATCAGAGCCGTAAATCCAACTCGCTTGAATGAAATTGTCACGATTAATACTTCAGTACGGTACTTCAGTAGGGTAAGTACCTCTCCCGACAACAGAACAGTACTCATTGTAACCGATTTCTGGttaatttcactttcatttATTAAGTCGAATTCGTATGTTTCATCAAGTACATTTACACATTTATATGGTATCTTTATAAATATTCTAATACTTTTGCGCTTGCTGCACGACGATTTCAACTAATCCGAGAGTCCAGCCCAGCCCGTGTCTGGAGCTcccccatcaccatcaccgCTGCCGCTCCGCTAGCGTCCGCAGCATCCTTCCAGCATCGGTCCAATCAATACATCAATcaacaattaaaattacatttactTATCTAGAGATGAACTTGTGCACCGAGTCTTTGAAGTAGGGATTAACTTTCAAAAAATCGATTTCAGCATGGAAAAACCTTGATCTCACACCTTACACACTCATTACGCGGCGGCATTGCCCACATTCACCGCATTCATGCGAAAATGCGTCAAAGTTGTCTAAACTTAGTTAATGCATAGGCTAGTACAAAAAAGGAGATATAAGTAAGTATACAATTAATCGAGGGAAAATATATAATCAGTCATTTAAGTTGTagatatacaatacatatacatacatataaatataaatatacatacatatagatatacaaTACCCACGCGCACATACGCGTGTCGCtataatattcatattcaCACACATACGATTAGATATGAACTGTTGCATTAACGCAATTACAATTAGaattaaaattacatttatgTATGATCTGAATCGAACATTTCAAGAGTTTTACCCTAGATTTTTACCCAGGCTTTGTTTGCGCCTCAAACTAAGccgggaaaaaaaaaatcatctCTTACCCGCTATtacacaatattgtatatcAATCATTCTAAGTGCTACGCTTTCGGGCTTTCGTTCAGAAAGAATCTGCATCTTCTCCTTTTCTTTTGCATCTCTTACTTCGTGTCGTACTCGCTTTGTTTCCTTCGCTAGCTATCGCTTTCGctctttgtgtttgttttgtgtgctgcagtttttgttgctgtcccTTACATTTTAAAGAAAATTGCATTAATATGGCCTATATATCTATATGAATACACATATAAGTACCTATCGTATAAACCTATcggtggagctgctgctgctgctgccaccttTTCTGCGCATCCAACTTATCGTGCACATACCGCACATAAAATCTTTTCCTCTTCATTATCTttcttcaaaaaaaaaaaatatatataccttTTCTTATAAgatatgatttttttttcgcatgcgtatttttgttatttgtttgccCTTTTTCCTACTGTTCCTCGTCCTGTTTCTCATTCTCATCAGCATTTACTAGAACTTTTCCTCCAACCGATTGCATCGGTGGCCGTCTTCTAAAAAAACTTCTCTATCTACTcctttcgaaaaaaaaaaaaatatttacccTCAAGCGAGTTTGTCGATTTTCGTTTAAACATAATGAGATTGCGCAAGGCTAAGCGAGCAGATCATTCACGCTGAACCATTCATCAGCCACACAGGTGCCGTGCCACGCGCTGAACACACGTGAAAATCATTTATAAAATTGGATCGGGCGAGAGTCGCTTTATCACAGGACCTGCGCCTTCGATAAATGCCAAGAGTTGCGGTGGCTAGTGCCAGGGGACAACGTGGCAACGGACACACAAACAGaataaatactacaaaaaaatactactaccaaaaaaataataacttaAAGAGCGTAGAGTAGAGTCATGCTTGAGGGGATGCATGGGGAACGAACGAACACACActtaaaaactttaaaaactAAATGCTGGTAAATCTCAGATCTCTCGTAACTAATAACTAAAACTAAGGACATACAGATAGATAACTATAGCTATCCATGTAGCAGCGCCTCGCCGGAAAACGAAAAGACCAGCGGGAGTCGCAGAGccaaacagcagctgcaggcagGGCCAGGGGGCAGTGTccgattttgtattttttgttgtgtgatTAGCCCGCTCGCAACATCGTCCACAGCTCCGTGTCCAACTTCTTAGAACGCTCCCACTGCAACGCCAGCTCCGGGTCGGCTTCAGCCtccgttttccattttccgttATCGTTTCCAACTCAGACAAAAGTCTCCCGGATGacggtgctgctgctaccacGGCATAGATCTTAGAATTCGGTTGATTGTCAGACAAATGACGAGAAGCCGGGCAGTGGTGCCCTCGATCTGGCCATATTATTGACAATAATCTGGCCACCATTGAGGCTCATCACTGCACTGCCCTCCGGCTCGGAGTCTGTGTAGCTCGAGTAGTTGCGCACCGGCTTGGTCTTCTTCCAGGACTGCCGCAGCGAGTCATTCACATTCGCATAGTGATTGACGAACGAGTGCGGATCGCTCCTCACGCTCTCATTCTCGCTCTCAGAGTGCTGTGGAAGAGAGTCGTCATGTTATTATTGGTCCAACGAGTGCGAAAACCATCGCACAATTAGAGCCGACATACCTGGGATGCCTCCGAGCTGCTCACCTCGGATGGCTTTTCCGTAACACTGCTGTCGTCGGGATTCTCGTCGTAGCACTTCAGGCTCTCCTCATCGCTGTGGTACGCCACCGATGCGGGCGAGGGTCGTGGTGGACTCTTACCCAAATGCACACTCACAGGCTGGTGCCGGTTGGTAGACTTACGTCCGAGGGTTCCCAGGGTTCCGCTGCGCAAAGTTCCAACGCTGTTCAGGGTGCCGGTGCCGACTCCGTGACGCGAACGATACAGCTCTAAAGCCAGCTCCTGGCGTTCATCAATTGACATGGCCATGGACTCCTCCAGCGTCTTTTGCGCCTCCTCTGCAAGAAACGCACGGGCCACATTTGATTACTCTTAAGATCTCTTCCACAAGTTAACGCCTCCACTTACGCTTGTACTTGTAGCTCTTGCTCTTCACACAGAGCACAGCAATGACCATGACAATGATGACGATCGAGGTGGCCGCCAGAGAGACCATGAACCAGGTCTGCCTGTAGAAGGGTTTGTGCTGCAGATAGCCGTATTCCAGATGCAGCTTCGAGGGCGTCAGTATCGAGTCCTTCGAGTAAACAGGGAACGATATTCCATACTTATTGTAAGCAATTACCCGGAACAAATACGCCGTCGATGGCATCAGGATGTGGTAGCTGACGGTAAACTCCTTCATGGTTCCCTTTCTGGACTGCTCAATCTTAGTCCAGCGGGAGTCGTCTAAGCGAAGATAGGGAGTTCTATTAGCTGCGATTTGAGGGAGGGTTAAGACGTTAAGATGTTAAGGGTATTGCTTTTTGCTACGATTAGTTGGGTGTTGCAATGGGCTATTATTTGGGTATAACTGAAGGGAATATAcaatgtactcgtactcgtatacaGTGAAATATAATATCAAATGAGGTGGAAAGAATAAATCTAATTATGGGATCGGGTCGGGTTTGGTTAGTTAGTTACTTTATTAGTTCGGTTCTAATATCTACCGGATAGCAATACTTACAAATAAATGAGGGCTCTCCATTTTCTACGCAAGCATTTGATTTGGagaatgatttttttttttaatatatagaTAAAGTAATTTTTGGATTTAGAACCAAGCCACCAACGATTAATCGAATAGAAGGGTATAGAAAtagataaaaaatatatatacatcgCATAAGTAacaaatatactcgtatggaGCATGTACCATCCGCCATAGATATCACTGAACTCCAGTCAGTACTCACCCCGCTTCTTGGCCTCGATGAGATAGCCCAGGATGGGGCCGCGTCCCGAGGGTCCATTGACCCAGTGGATCTCGACGCTAGACAGGGTCTTCGTGAGAGTGAGATCGCGTGGGGCCACCGGAGAGCCGTCCTGGGGGCCAGTGGTCACATTCGCGCTTACTGCCGGTCCATAGTCATTCGTCTGGGCGCGTACAGTGAAGGTATAGGTGACCTCCTCCTCAAGATTCTGCACACGTAGCGTGGTGTTGGACACCTTCTGCTTCACCTGCTTGCTGAACTCTATGCGAGATAAAGATGATAGATGAGGTTGAGATGAAAGGTTCAGAGCTGCGGTCGTGGATTGGACTTACTTTCATTCTCCTCGGTGGTCTCGTAGGTGACCAGATAGCCAACAATCTCGCCATTGAGGAGCTTGGGCGGGTCCCAGGTCACCTCCAGACTCTGCATTGTGATGTCCGAAAAGCGCAGATTGAGCGGGGCACTGGGCACGCCCGGCATCGTCTTGACCGTGACGGGAGCGGACCTCGGCCCGTCTCCGGCCGGATTGAAGGCCAGCAACTGGATGCGGTACTCGGTGAACTTGTCCAGGAAGACCAGGCTATGCGATGTGGCGGTGGCCGAGACCACCTCGATCTCCTCCTCGAATTTGCGGCCCGGCTCGAGGGCCTGCGGCGACCAAGTGACCAAATAGAATATCTTGTAGCCCAGAATCTCTCCATTCTGGCTGCTCTGCTTCGGTGGCTTCCACCGCAGACGCACCTCCGTGCTGGATATGGCCGTTGCATCCACACCTCGCGGCTCGCCAGTGGGCACCGCCTCGCCCACGTACACTGCTGTTGGTGGCGTGGCCGGGCCCGGGCCTTGCGAATTGAATGGCAGCACTACGATCTCGTAGTTGCGATCCTGCTGCAGGTCGGATAGCACCACGCTGTTTTCATTGATGCCCATAACGTCGGTCTTTGGGGTCGACTGCAGTGCCGGGGCGAAGTCGGACAGCTGCTGGTACAGTATCCGGTATCCCCCGGTGGCCGCATCTCCGTTCCACATGCCCGTCTCCAACGCCCCCCACTGCACTCTTACCGAGGTGGTCGTGATGGGCACCACCTTGAGTCCGCCCACACCCACCGCAGGGGCGGCGGGCAGGGTGCGCACCACAATGCTCTCTCGGCTGAACGCCGATGGTCCCAGATCGTTGGTGGCCTGAATGCGGAACTGGTAGGTGGTGTACGGACGCAGACCAAGGGCCGTGTACGAGCTCAGGGTGGGATCGACGCGCTCGGGCAGCGGCTGCCAGCGGCCCTCGTTCTCCCGCATCTCCACCGTGTAGTATCGTAGCGGGGCAAACCCGTCGCGGCCCGGTGTCCAGTTGAAGGTGATCTGATGGGCCTGGATCTGGCTGCGCGACACCTGCGGCCCGGACGGTGCCTGCGGACGGTCCCTGTTGTTTGTGGTGTACACCAGCACCGAGGCCGTCTTCCCCCATCCGAGGCGTGTCTGGGCCGTGACGCTGAAGCTGTAGTAGCGCTCAGGCATCAGACCGGTGGCCCTGAACGTGCGGTCCGAGGGCGGGAACTCGCGGCTGTAGTTAAGATTGGCACTGCCGTTGAGAGTGTAGGTGACCTGGTAGGCTAGGATCTCGCCGTTGGGGTCCATGGGCACGTCCCAGATGATGCGTGCCATCGAAAAGGTCACATCCGGGAAGCTCACGTTGGACGGGGATCCGGGGGTGTCCTCGAACGTCTGCACTCTAATGGGAGGCGTGCTGAGGGCTCCGTTGCCGAGCCTCGTGTACGCCAGCACCTGGACGTGGTACACCACAAATTTCTGCAACTCTGTGAGGGTGGTGGTGAACGAACTGTTGTTGGGTATCGTCTTGTACAACACCTGCATGCCGCGCTCGGTGGCCGCGTAGTACACCTTGTACCCGTCGATCTGGCCATTGCGATGGTGGGGCGGTATTTCGCCCCAACGCACCACCACCGTCGTGGAGGAGGTGGCGTTGGCCTCCACATGCAGCGGGCCGTAGCTGGGTACGGCTTCCCTGGTGCGCTCCATGGCCAGGCCGCTGTCCAAGGAGCAGCCCACGTCATTACAGGCGTTCATGATCACCTCGTAGAGGGTCCACTCCTCGAGGCCTTCCAGCACATGCGAGTTGGCCGTGTGATCCTCGATCATCACAGAGCGTGGTGGATGCTTGGAGGGCTTTCCCGTGCGCTCCATTTGGCGGTAGGTGACGTTGTAGCCACGCGGATTGCCGAACCACTCCATCTGCTGCAGGGGTATCCAGCGTACGCGCAGCTGCAGAGCGCTCATCGCGCGGACGGTGACATTGAAGGGGGCATGCATCGGCTTGGCCTGGATCGTCTGAAAGTCCTTGGTGGGGTCCGAGGGCCGAGAGCTGCCCACCACATTGGTGGCGCTCAGCCGCAGGCGGTACTGGGTGAAGGGCATCAGGCCGGTCACGGTGAGGGTCTCCGCATCGGGATCGCTGATCTCGCAGATGGTAAACCAGGTCATGTTGCGCGCGGTCTGCGCCTCCACCTtccacttggtgatgctcgaATTGCCGTCAAAACCGGGCGTAAACTGCAGCACCACCGAGAACGCCTCGATGTTGGACAGGGCCAGGGTGGTGGGCGCATGCGGCAACACTGGCTCCACCCCCGACTGGATCGTGGCCGTTTTGGGCGGTCCGCTGCCCACCCGCGTCCAAGCGCAGACCTCGAACCAGTAGTGGGTCGTCGCCTGTAGTTGGTTCACCGTCAGCTCGTTGTCATCGGCAGTCAGGTTGAAGGACTTCATGGTCTCTGGGTGATCCTTGACCTGATAGCGTACCGTGTAGCCGGTGAGTACGCCGTTGGCGAAGCGCGGCGGTGCCCAGAGCACCTTGACGGACCGATCGGAGACGTCGTCAAAGTGCAGGGCCGTTATCTCATCGGGCACATCGTCCAGGGTCTCCACCGGCATCATTTGGCTGGCCACACCGTCGCCGGGATCGGTGAAGCAGAGGACGGTCACATTGAACTTGGCGAACTTGTCCAGCCCGCCGAGAACCGTCGACTGCTCGGCCAGGGGATCGATCAGGCTAGGCGGTACCGTCATCATGCGTCGCTCTATGTCGCGCTCCTCTCCATCGACGTGCCGTCGCTGCCACGCCTGGATCTTGTAGCCCTGGTTGATTCCGTTGATCTGCTGGGGGTTCGGTGGCTTCCACGTGATCTGTGCCGCCGTCGAGTTGATGGCCTTCACCTGGACGTTGGTGGGCGGTGCCTCGGGCACACCCTCCTTGGTCTTGATCTTGGCCCCTTCGGTGTAGACGCCCACGCCCATGTTGTTGAAGGCGGCAATCTGGACGATATAGTCCTTCCACGTGATCAGCTCTTGGATGAGGAAGTTGCGCTGCGCCTCGTTGGTGATATTCTGGTAGGACCAGGGCACGTTGTTGTACCCAAAGAGCCGGTAGCGCAGAATGTAGCCCAGGATCTGTCCGTTTCGGTGCTCCTCCTGCGGCGGCTGCCACTGTGTGATGATCTCAGACATGGACCGTGCGGAGCCCACAAAGCCTACAGGCGGGCCCGACGGAGCTGTGGGATTGGAGTCAAAGGAGAACTATCAGTGGTTGATTCCTAATGTCGTTGGAGGAATGTGGAGGTGTTCAAGTGTCGTGTGTGCTCTGCGGGGAGAGCGCAGTCTGTACACGTCTGTACTTCTCCCTCCCAGTTCtcagtgggtgtgtgtgttctctGGTGAGGACTCTGGATTCTAGTGTAGTCTAGGGTAGTGTAGTGTAGTGTGGaggagtgtgagtgtgtaccATGTACCTCGGTAAAGCGGAAACTCTACGCGCGTTTGATCATCCCAAACGGGCGGCGATGGCGATATGCGATTTTGACGACAACGATAGCAATTAGAAGTACAATACATACAGGGTTTCAGCATTAGTTCTTTACACTAGTATACAAAACTACAtccgtacatatgtacacatataatATAGTATGCTCTTATATGGCTGGATGATTGCAATAACAACATCAAATCAAAGGCGGTAAAGGTATTTCAAAGTTTATACTTACAAAACGATAAGCAATCGAatcattaaatacaaaaaccaaaacagaagAAATCAAAAACGATTGCAATCGAAAATCGAGCAACACAGTCCGATATTATAATTTCTCGATATTTAAGTATCTCTCCGCTGCCCACTGAACCGAAACTTGTTCACCAGGAAAACGTATCTGTGATCATGGATCATGTATCAGGCATTTTGTAAGTGCTGATGAATGCCTATGACGACGCGTTTCGATTTGTCAGCTATCGATATAAGCCAACAGGAAAGGTATCGCACGCTCGTGATTTCTTGAGAATCATGATCCATGATTGCATGCATCATAATTACAaggcatatatacatatgtgttcaCCAGAACTATCGTGAGAACTCCATCATTAAACAGAAATCAAGTCGGGCACTGTCACTGAACATGAAACTATGTAGTAGAGTAGTAGAGATGGACTTCTGTAGAAGAATTTCTGTAGTAGAATTTCCGTGAAATTGAGCAGGAAACATCGGAACACATTGCGTGTGAATGGCCGGTATTCGATAGAAGGAGATCCCCACATTTTGGGGGGAAAAACAGGGTGGTATAAGTGATCAATTAATCGCAGAGCCGCAATAAGGCCTTCTAAGTACAGATTTTTAGGGAAAAGAAAAGTGGGATTGGGCGATTGATCCATCATTATGTCTACTAGAACTTATCAAAACTATACGAGTACTACAAAAATTCTTCAGATATTGGTTTTTCTCTTATGACAGCGAGATCCGAGATGGATACAAATATCAGACTATATAGAGTTTATATTTAGGATAGGAAATCGGGAAATTCAGCCAAAAAAAATTAGGGTAAATCTCTTTTGCATACAAAATAATGATGATAATCAAAGAGAATATATACTGAGGATAAACTGAGGATGCCTCATGAAATCAAGATGATTTTTGACTGAGGAAAAGCAACATACGCAGACACATAATACGACATACGACTTACAAAATAAACTGGAGAAGGAGCAAACAAAGTGATTTGGATGGACAAACGGGGTGGATGCCTTGATGGAAACTTCTTCCGTACTCACCTTCCTGGGGCAGCTCAACGACGTTGCTGGGCTCCGAGGGGGAGCCCTCGCCGACGCGATTGATGGCACTGACGCGGAACTGGTAGACGGTGGCCGCCTTGAGGTTCTCCAGCAGTATCCAGCGCTGGTTGGCCGAGACGTTGCTCAGTTCGGTGATCCAATTGAGAAGGGGATCTGGAACTGGACCTACGAATTTTTCTGTGATGTTAATGTGTTGAAGAAAaacaacagacagacagagggacagTCGAAGGAATGGTAGAAGATGGAGTGAGTGTGTCCATAGAAAGTGAGAAAAGGTTCAGTtgtgagagaaagagtggtGATTATGGGCGATTAGTGGTGGGAAAGGAATGTTGAATGATGGATAAATGGATGGTGATTAGGGGGTGAGTTGTGGTGAAGAGGGTGGAGTTTACAGCGTGTTCCGTGTGTTGATGGTGTGTATTGATGATGTGTGATGTGTGTACGCGATGAAAACGAAgtgcaaaacaacaaattacaaTTGAAAATTAGTCAATCAACGTATGTACCAAAGGTTATCatcaataatcaataaaataatataatacaaTGTACATAATTATTAGAAgaaaagagagatagagagagagagagaaagaaaacaTAATATATGTATCAAAATCTTGTATTTTGTTGTCTAAAtggaatatttgtttgttattgAAAATGCTGTGAAAGGTTCTCCCTTGCCCCTTCCTCGCGGAACGGATTAATGTTTATCTTTATCTTCATTTTACGTTGCTTCCTTCGTTCCACCTGCTTTCCCTTTTCGGGTATAAATCataaatccaatccaatccgatccgatccggaGGAGGCCACCCGCAACCAATAACCAAAAACTACAGTACCAAAAAGGACCCCGAAAAGGaaagtacaacaaaaaaaaaaacaaaacaagctCCAAGAGGGGAAACTTACCCAATTCGGAGACCTCACGTCGCTGGATAATAAATTTGGAGATTGGACTGTTGCCATCGAATCCGGGCGTCCAGGACACATTGATGCTGCGCTGCTGCGGCTCCGGCAGACGTTCCACCCTCACGTTGCTGGGCGGGAAGGGCAGCTCGATGACACTGAGCCGGGCCGCCCGTGTCTCGTTGCCGCCCGGCGATGTAACCACGCACGAATAGCTGCCCACGTCGCTGGCCCGCACCGCCTGGATCTCCAGCTGCCCATCCGCCTGCACTCCGATCCGCTGCGAGTTGCTGATGGGCGCCATTTGGCCCTCTCGGTACCAGTCGATGTTGTACGGCACGCTCGGGTCGCTGGACACCTTGCACTGCAGTGTCGCGGTCAGGCCCAGGAGCACGATGGTGTCCACTGGCGGCTGTATGATTTGTGTCCGCACTGCGGGCAAAACCAGAGGAGAcggaagagagagaaaaatggGTACGGGAAAACATTAACAACACGGCAATGCAGATTAAAAGTGCCGCGAGACGACGGCCAATGTTGCACCGACCGCAAGTGGCAATGACAAGTCGTGACAGCGCCC
The sequence above is a segment of the Drosophila pseudoobscura strain MV-25-SWS-2005 chromosome X, UCI_Dpse_MV25, whole genome shotgun sequence genome. Coding sequences within it:
- the sdk gene encoding protein sidekick isoform X4, encoding MMRDQRRSLASSLRRSRRQRVDVNEAGTRMWLKISLSQSQSLVTSLLLLAALLLLNADSCSCYADANPQQQQQLVQQQQQLQAPRFTTHPSSSGSIVSEGSTKILQCHALGYPQPTYRWLKDGKPVGDFSSSQFYRFHSTRREDAGSYQCIAKNDAGSIFSEKSDVVVAYMGIFENVTEGRLTVVSGHPAIFDMPAIESVPTPSVLWQSADGSLNYDIKYAFTQANQLIILSVDENDRKGYRARAINTQLGKEEISAFVHLNVSGDPYIEVAPEIIVRPQDVKVKTGTGVLELQCIANARPLHELETIWLKDGLAVDTAGVRHTLNDPWNRTLALLQANSSHSGEYTCQVRLRSGGYPTVSASARVQILEPPVFFTPMRAETFGEFGGQVQLPCDVVGEPTPQVEWFRNAESVEANVQSGRYSLGEDNTLIIKKLILDDAAMFQCLARNEAGENSASTWLRVKTEAANSRIKRLAQPRILRVRASHGGSGSVAGSGSVSGSGPGSSTNSHQLGRRKQFRFASAPVFEQPPQNVTALDGKDATISCRAIGSPNPNVTWIYNETQLVEISSRVQILESGDLLISNIRPSDAGLYICVRANEAGSVKGEALLSVLVRTQIIQPPVDTIVLLGLTATLQCKVSSDPSVPYNIDWYREGQMAPISNSQRIGVQADGQLEIQAVRASDVGSYSCVVTSPGGNETRAARLSVIELPFPPSNVRVERLPEPQQRSINVSWTPGFDGNSPISKFIIQRREVSELEKFVGPVPDPLLNWITELSNVSANQRWILLENLKAATVYQFRVSAINRVGEGSPSEPSNVVELPQEAPSGPPVGFVGSARSMSEIITQWQPPQEEHRNGQILGYILRYRLFGYNNVPWSYQNITNEAQRNFLIQELITWKDYIVQIAAFNNMGVGVYTEGAKIKTKEGVPEAPPTNVQVKAINSTAAQITWKPPNPQQINGINQGYKIQAWQRRHVDGEERDIERRMMTVPPSLIDPLAEQSTVLGGLDKFAKFNVTVLCFTDPGDGVASQMMPVETLDDVPDEITALHFDDVSDRSVKVLWAPPRFANGVLTGYTVRYQVKDHPETMKSFNLTADDNELTVNQLQATTHYWFEVCAWTRVGSGPPKTATIQSGVEPVLPHAPTTLALSNIEAFSVVLQFTPGFDGNSSITKWKVEAQTARNMTWFTICEISDPDAETLTVTGLMPFTQYRLRLSATNVVGSSRPSDPTKDFQTIQAKPMHAPFNVTVRAMSALQLRVRWIPLQQMEWFGNPRGYNVTYRQMERTGKPSKHPPRSVMIEDHTANSHVLEGLEEWTLYEVIMNACNDVGCSLDSGLAMERTREAVPSYGPLHVEANATSSTTVVVRWGEIPPHHRNGQIDGYKVYYAATERGMQVLYKTIPNNSSFTTTLTELQKFVVYHVQVLAYTRLGNGALSTPPIRVQTFEDTPGSPSNVSFPDVTFSMARIIWDVPMDPNGEILAYQVTYTLNGSANLNYSREFPPSDRTFRATGLMPERYYSFSVTAQTRLGWGKTASVLVYTTNNRDRPQAPSGPQVSRSQIQAHQITFNWTPGRDGFAPLRYYTVEMRENEGRWQPLPERVDPTLSSYTALGLRPYTTYQFRIQATNDLGPSAFSRESIVVRTLPAAPAVGVGGLKVVPITTTSVRVQWGALETGMWNGDAATGGYRILYQQLSDFAPALQSTPKTDVMGINENSVVLSDLQQDRNYEIVVLPFNSQGPGPATPPTAVYVGEAVPTGEPRGVDATAISSTEVRLRWKPPKQSSQNGEILGYKIFYLVTWSPQALEPGRKFEEEIEVVSATATSHSLVFLDKFTEYRIQLLAFNPAGDGPRSAPVTVKTMPGVPSAPLNLRFSDITMQSLEVTWDPPKLLNGEIVGYLVTYETTEENEKFSKQVKQKVSNTTLRVQNLEEEVTYTFTVRAQTNDYGPAVSANVTTGPQDGSPVAPRDLTLTKTLSSVEIHWVNGPSGRGPILGYLIEAKKRENGEPSFISNRTPYLRLDDSRWTKIEQSRKGTMKEFTVSYHILMPSTAYLFRVIAYNKYGISFPVYSKDSILTPSKLHLEYGYLQHKPFYRQTWFMVSLAATSIVIIVMVIAVLCVKSKSYKYKQEAQKTLEESMAMSIDERQELALELYRSRHGVGTGTLNSVGTLRSGTLGTLGRKSTNRHQPVSVHLGKSPPRPSPASVAYHSDEESLKCYDENPDDSSVTEKPSEHSESENESVRSDPHSFVNHYANVNDSLRQSWKKTKPVRNYSSYTDSEPEGSAVMSLNGGQIIVNNMARSRAPLPGFSSFV